From the Magnetococcus sp. PR-3 genome, one window contains:
- a CDS encoding flagellin N-terminal helical domain-containing protein → MPLYVNTNVASLNAQRKLTQSSNDLSTTFARLSSGLRINSAKDDAAGLAITNRMTAQIRGLNQAVRNANDGISVAQVAEGALDETTNALQRIRELAVQSANAIYNTSDRLNLDKEVDQMLAEIQRISGDTEFNKLNVLDGTYTAQNFQVGAFSSQTITMSINGAQMSHLGITALTISTQAGAEAALSLVDNALNSISDVRADLGAIQSRFGAVIGNLTNIVENMSAARSRIQDADIAAETANLTKTSILQQAGTAVLAQANQQPQLALQLLG, encoded by the coding sequence ATGCCACTTTACGTAAATACAAACGTCGCTTCGCTGAATGCGCAGCGCAAATTAACGCAGTCTTCTAACGATCTGTCTACCACTTTCGCACGGCTCTCTTCCGGGTTGCGGATTAACTCCGCTAAGGATGATGCAGCTGGTCTGGCCATCACCAATCGTATGACGGCCCAGATTCGCGGACTCAACCAGGCTGTTCGCAACGCCAACGACGGTATATCCGTTGCGCAGGTTGCCGAAGGAGCCCTGGACGAAACCACCAACGCTTTGCAGCGTATACGTGAGCTGGCCGTACAGTCGGCCAACGCCATTTATAACACTTCAGACCGTCTGAACCTTGATAAAGAGGTTGATCAGATGTTGGCTGAAATTCAGCGCATCTCCGGTGATACGGAGTTCAACAAGCTGAATGTTTTGGATGGTACCTATACCGCGCAAAACTTCCAGGTGGGTGCTTTTTCTAGTCAAACCATCACAATGAGCATCAATGGTGCTCAGATGTCCCATCTTGGTATTACCGCCCTGACCATTAGTACCCAGGCTGGTGCCGAAGCGGCACTCTCTTTGGTGGATAACGCCCTGAACAGCATTTCAGATGTACGTGCTGACTTGGGTGCCATTCAAAGCCGGTTTGGTGCGGTCATCGGTAACCTGACCAATATTGTGGAAAACATGTCAGCTGCACGCTCCCGTATTCAGGATGCGGATATTGCGGCTGAGACGGCCAACCTGACCAAGACATCGATCTTGCAGCAGGCGGGTACCGCAGTGTTGGCGCAGGCTAACCAGCAGCCTCAATTAGCTCTTCAGCTTCTGGGTTAA